Proteins encoded by one window of Collimonas fungivorans:
- the tssF gene encoding type VI secretion system baseplate subunit TssF, with protein MDELLPYYERELGFLRRYSREFSERYPKIASRLLMSGEVSEDPHIERMIQSFALINARTSKRLDDDYPEFTEALFEVLYPHYLRPFPSCSIARMDYSVAAAQLTTAMPVPRGTELTTRQVKGVACKFKTTYEVTVAPVLLSRAVFDPIIEPPDAVLLPPTASSRIGITFESTAEQAGFAELGVKSLRVFIDGEPSFCAALRDTLFMRTVRAYVEVGKSGKWHAVNKIPVTPVGFEEDESLIDFPARSHPAYRLLTEYFSYPEKFNFFDVDVAEITKLLPPGCKKFTLHLVLSGLRADSNTARMLGTLSTNNLLLGCTPVINLFKQRGDPIRLTHTSAYYPVVGDSRRAYAYEVHSIDSVQLVRQTPEGESITEFRPFYSLRHGESVDKAGHYWAMRRDEMVAARSPGYETEISIVDIDFDPATIETDTLSIELTCCNRNLPASLAYGLAGGDLFLEGGSLVNSIGFLRKPSEPCRFERGRGAHWRLISHLALNHLSLAKGGLEALQETLSLYDLPRSAISQRQIGSVVGIDHKAATAWLPGNPFASLVRGIEIRVTLDEEGFVGSGIHVFANVLDRFLGLYVHANSFTQLVIASKRTGEEILRCLPRSGDSNLV; from the coding sequence GTGGACGAATTACTTCCCTATTACGAGCGCGAGCTCGGTTTCCTGAGACGCTATTCGCGCGAGTTTTCCGAACGCTATCCGAAGATTGCCAGCCGCCTGCTGATGTCCGGCGAAGTATCGGAAGATCCGCACATCGAGCGCATGATCCAGTCGTTCGCGCTGATCAATGCCCGCACCTCGAAGCGGCTGGACGACGATTACCCGGAATTCACCGAAGCCCTGTTCGAAGTGTTGTATCCGCACTACCTGCGGCCGTTTCCGTCCTGCTCGATCGCGCGCATGGACTACAGCGTCGCCGCGGCACAGCTGACCACCGCCATGCCGGTGCCGCGCGGCACCGAACTGACAACGCGCCAGGTCAAGGGCGTGGCTTGCAAATTCAAGACAACCTATGAAGTGACAGTGGCGCCGGTGCTGCTGTCGCGCGCGGTATTCGATCCCATCATCGAACCGCCGGACGCAGTGCTGCTGCCGCCGACCGCCAGCTCACGCATCGGCATTACTTTCGAGAGCACGGCGGAGCAAGCCGGTTTTGCCGAACTGGGCGTCAAGAGCCTGCGCGTATTCATCGACGGCGAGCCATCGTTCTGCGCTGCATTGCGCGACACCCTGTTCATGCGCACCGTGCGCGCCTATGTCGAAGTCGGCAAGAGCGGCAAATGGCATGCCGTGAACAAGATCCCGGTCACGCCGGTGGGTTTTGAAGAAGACGAATCGCTGATCGACTTCCCGGCGCGCTCGCATCCTGCTTACCGGCTGCTGACCGAGTACTTTTCCTATCCCGAGAAATTCAATTTCTTTGACGTCGATGTTGCCGAAATCACAAAGCTGCTGCCGCCCGGCTGCAAGAAATTCACCTTGCACCTGGTGCTGTCCGGACTGCGCGCCGACTCCAACACCGCGCGCATGCTGGGCACCCTGTCGACCAACAACCTGCTGCTAGGCTGCACCCCGGTCATCAACCTGTTCAAGCAGCGCGGCGACCCGATCCGGCTGACCCACACCAGCGCCTACTATCCGGTAGTGGGCGACTCGCGGCGCGCCTACGCTTATGAAGTGCATTCGATCGATTCGGTGCAACTGGTGCGGCAGACCCCGGAAGGCGAATCGATTACCGAATTCCGGCCTTTCTATTCGTTGCGCCACGGCGAAAGCGTGGACAAGGCCGGCCATTACTGGGCCATGCGGCGCGACGAGATGGTCGCGGCGCGCAGCCCCGGCTACGAAACCGAAATTTCGATCGTCGACATCGACTTCGATCCGGCCACCATAGAAACCGATACGCTGAGCATCGAGCTGACTTGCTGCAATCGCAACCTGCCGGCTTCCCTGGCTTACGGCCTGGCTGGCGGCGATCTGTTCCTGGAAGGCGGTTCGCTGGTGAACTCCATCGGCTTCTTGCGCAAGCCATCCGAGCCTTGCCGCTTCGAGCGCGGCCGCGGCGCCCACTGGCGCCTGATTTCCCATCTTGCATTGAACCACCTGTCGCTGGCCAAGGGCGGCCTGGAGGCTTTGCAAGAGACCCTGAGCTTGTACGACTTGCCGCGTTCGGCGATTTCCCAGCGCCAGATCGGCAGCGTGGTCGGCATCGACCACAAGGCTGCCACCGCCTGGCTGCCCGGCAATCCGTTTGCATCGCTGGTGCGCGGCATCGAGATCAGGGTC
- the tssE gene encoding type VI secretion system baseplate subunit TssE — MKGFTPGLFDRLMGGDNTPAQSDLVVRLSMDALKDTVARDLEAMLNTRTVIPEELLKNFPECSKSILTYGLNDFSGMSLASLDDRAHICQCLEQGIARHEPRLRNVRASLELREGSINRLNFAIAAMLVVGPAKEAVSFDAVLQPSTLQYSISRARRAMRMDG, encoded by the coding sequence ATGAAAGGTTTCACTCCTGGATTGTTTGACCGGTTGATGGGCGGCGACAACACGCCTGCGCAATCCGATCTGGTAGTGCGATTGTCGATGGACGCCTTGAAAGACACGGTCGCCCGCGACCTTGAGGCCATGCTCAATACGCGTACCGTGATTCCCGAAGAGTTGCTGAAGAATTTCCCCGAATGCAGCAAGTCGATACTGACCTACGGCTTGAACGATTTTTCCGGCATGAGCCTGGCCAGCCTGGACGACCGGGCGCATATCTGCCAGTGCCTGGAACAGGGCATTGCGCGCCACGAGCCGCGCCTGAGGAACGTGCGCGCCTCGCTCGAACTGCGCGAAGGATCGATCAACCGCTTGAATTTTGCGATTGCGGCCATGCTGGTGGTGGGGCCGGCCAAAGAAGCCGTGAGCTTCGACGCCGTGCTGCAGCCGTCAACCTTGCAATATTCAATCAGCAGAGCACGCCGCGCGATGCGGATGGACGGTTAA
- a CDS encoding Hcp family type VI secretion system effector → MAIDVYLQIDGIKGESTDSAHKDWIECKSVQWEVLQPKSATASTGGGHTAERCEHKDIVVTKIADLATPLLLQNCSSGKTIPKAKFEFLRADGKGDRIKYFEIELVNLLISDVTPSVQEGDVLSESISLKYSQVKWKYTQQKIGGGSGGNTSGGWDLSTNKVV, encoded by the coding sequence ATGGCAATTGACGTTTATCTGCAAATCGACGGCATCAAGGGCGAATCCACGGACAGCGCGCACAAGGATTGGATCGAGTGCAAATCGGTACAGTGGGAAGTGCTGCAGCCGAAGTCGGCAACTGCTTCGACCGGCGGCGGCCACACTGCCGAGCGCTGCGAGCACAAGGACATCGTCGTGACCAAGATCGCCGATCTGGCCACACCGCTGCTGCTGCAGAACTGCTCGTCGGGCAAGACCATTCCGAAGGCCAAGTTCGAATTCCTGCGCGCCGACGGCAAGGGCGACCGCATCAAGTACTTCGAAATCGAACTGGTCAACCTGCTGATTTCCGATGTCACCCCATCGGTCCAGGAAGGCGACGTGCTGAGCGAAAGCATCAGCCTGAAGTACTCCCAGGTCAAATGGAAGTACACACAGCAAAAAATCGGCGGCGGTTCGGGCGGCAATACTTCCGGCGGCTGGGATCTGTCGACCAACAAGGTCGTGTAA
- the tssC gene encoding type VI secretion system contractile sheath large subunit, producing MSFQHNSAPAAGAAAEESGLLDQIVEQSKVAKSGAEHDRAKDIISELVNQVMQGTVVVSANLSATIDARVAELDRLISAQVSAVIHAPEFQKLESSWTGLHYLVFNSTTSQNLKIKVLNATKRELVKDFQSALEFDQSAIFKKVYEEEFGTFGGAPFGSLLGDFEITRQPEDMYFVEQMSHIAAAAHAPFISSASPELFGLETYSELGKPRDLAKVFETVEYAKWKSFRESEDSRYVGLTLPRFLGRLPFNPKDGQTVEGFNFVEDVDGTDHSKYLWCNAAYAFGTKLTKAFEDFGWCAAIRGVEGGGLVEDLPTHTFKTDEGEVALKCPTEIAITDRREKELSDLGFISLVHCKNTDYAAFFGAQSTQKAKKYNTDSANANSVLSAQLQYIFAVSRIAHYMKSMMRDKIGSFASAGNVEDFLNRWLTQYVLLDDNASQEAKAQFPLREASVQVSEVPGRPGVYRAVSFLRPHFQLDELSVSLRLVAELPASTKS from the coding sequence AGAACAGAGCAAAGTCGCCAAGTCCGGCGCCGAGCACGACCGCGCCAAAGACATCATTTCGGAACTGGTGAACCAGGTCATGCAGGGCACCGTGGTGGTGTCGGCCAACCTGTCAGCCACCATCGACGCCCGCGTGGCCGAGCTGGACCGCCTGATTTCGGCCCAGGTCAGCGCCGTGATCCATGCGCCTGAATTCCAGAAACTGGAAAGCAGCTGGACCGGCCTGCACTACCTGGTGTTCAACTCGACCACCAGCCAGAACCTCAAGATCAAGGTCTTGAACGCCACCAAGCGGGAATTGGTCAAGGACTTCCAGAGCGCCCTCGAGTTCGACCAGAGCGCGATCTTCAAGAAAGTCTACGAAGAAGAGTTCGGCACTTTCGGCGGTGCGCCGTTCGGCTCCCTGCTGGGCGATTTCGAAATCACCCGGCAGCCGGAAGACATGTATTTCGTCGAACAGATGTCGCATATCGCAGCGGCTGCCCATGCACCGTTCATCAGCTCGGCCTCGCCTGAGCTGTTCGGCCTGGAAACCTACAGCGAACTCGGCAAGCCGCGCGACCTGGCCAAGGTGTTCGAGACCGTCGAATACGCCAAATGGAAGTCTTTCCGCGAATCCGAAGATTCCCGTTATGTCGGCCTGACCCTGCCGCGCTTCCTGGGCCGCCTGCCGTTCAATCCGAAGGATGGCCAGACAGTCGAAGGCTTCAACTTTGTCGAAGATGTCGACGGCACCGATCACTCCAAGTACCTCTGGTGTAATGCAGCGTATGCCTTCGGCACCAAGCTGACCAAGGCGTTTGAAGATTTCGGCTGGTGCGCGGCGATCCGCGGCGTCGAAGGCGGCGGCCTGGTGGAAGACCTGCCGACCCACACCTTCAAGACCGACGAAGGCGAAGTCGCGCTCAAGTGCCCGACCGAAATCGCGATTACCGACCGTCGCGAAAAAGAACTGAGCGACCTCGGCTTCATCTCGCTGGTGCATTGCAAGAACACCGATTACGCCGCCTTCTTCGGCGCGCAGTCGACGCAAAAAGCCAAGAAATACAATACCGATTCGGCCAACGCCAATTCTGTGCTGTCAGCCCAGCTGCAGTACATTTTTGCCGTATCGCGTATTGCGCATTACATGAAATCGATGATGCGCGACAAGATCGGCAGCTTTGCTTCGGCAGGCAACGTGGAGGATTTCCTTAACCGTTGGCTGACCCAGTATGTGCTGCTTGATGACAATGCCAGCCAAGAAGCCAAAGCGCAATTTCCCTTGCGTGAAGCCTCGGTGCAGGTATCCGAAGTACCGGGACGTCCGGGCGTCTACCGTGCAGTGTCCTTCCTGCGCCCGCACTTCCAGCTTGACGAACTTTCAGTTTCACTGCGCTTGGTTGCAGAATTACCAGCGTCAACCAAGTCTTAA